The DNA window AAGCGCGATCAGGATGTTCTTCTCTCCGATCTTTAGATTCTCCATCCTGCCGAAAGCGCTAGACGTGCTGGCGATCCCTTTCTCTATGGTTTCTCTTGGGACATCGAGCACAAGACAGCATGAAATAGCGGCAAGACAATTGTAGACATTGTAAAGACCTGGAAGACTGAGGGATACCTTTATGAAATCATATTCGCCACCTCGGTTGAAGCCGACAGTAAAAGTGGCCCCGTGGTTTCCTTGCATTTCTATATTGAAAGCGCTAAAATCTGGCACTGGTCGAGAAAGACCACAAACAGGGCAGAGATATTTGCCCAGGTGGCCATAGGTGACTGAGGAATATTTATAATATGCTCCGCAGTTTGTGCAGCTTCGTGCGTCCTGTGGCCTATATTCCGATATGTCATTAGGTTCGATGCTGTCTACGCCTGTGTCTGTGCGGCGGCCCGACTCCAAAGGCGCATTTTCATGGGGAGCTGATCCTGCAGCCGGATCCTCGATACCGTAGAATACGGCGCTGCATACGCTCGCCGTGGCGAGGCTTGCAACCAGGGGATCGTCGGCATTCAATATGAGAGTGCTTCCGGCGGGAACATCCTCGAGCGCCATGCGAATCAGCGCAAGGGCGGTATCTACTTCCCCGTAGCGGTCGAGTTGGTCCCTGAAGCAATTGGTCACCAGCACAACTAGCGGTTTTATATCACTCATTATATATCTTAGGTTGGCCTCATCGACCTCAAATACCGCAGCGTCCGCATGAAGCTCCCCTAAGAGACTGCACTTTTCAATGACGGCCGATATGATCCCGCTTATCATGTTTGCCCCTGATCTATTCCATATGATGCGCAGGCCGTGATGCCTCAGGCATTCCGCTATCATCCGGGCGGTGGTAGTCTTCCCATTGGAGCCCGTGATGATAATGGAAGTTAGATTGGCCTTATCCAGGAGCCGCTTCAGTATATGCGGTTCTATGCGGCGCGCTAGAGCCCCGGGTAGAGAAGAACCTCCTCCCCGCCCAAAGAACCTGCTTGCAAATGCGCATATTTTGCCAGTGATTATTGCAATCCATATTCGCATATCGACGGACTCCCTTGCTGTTTTCGCCACTATCAAAGACTGTCAATTGGTGCTATTCCCAATCATATGATCCCCTATATACGGGTATAACTCTATGTCTGTCTTAATCTACCAGGGATAGATTAAAGCAGCATTAAAGG is part of the Bacillota bacterium genome and encodes:
- a CDS encoding Mur ligase family protein, which produces MRIWIAIITGKICAFASRFFGRGGGSSLPGALARRIEPHILKRLLDKANLTSIIITGSNGKTTTARMIAECLRHHGLRIIWNRSGANMISGIISAVIEKCSLLGELHADAAVFEVDEANLRYIMSDIKPLVVLVTNCFRDQLDRYGEVDTALALIRMALEDVPAGSTLILNADDPLVASLATASVCSAVFYGIEDPAAGSAPHENAPLESGRRTDTGVDSIEPNDISEYRPQDARSCTNCGAYYKYSSVTYGHLGKYLCPVCGLSRPVPDFSAFNIEMQGNHGATFTVGFNRGGEYDFIKVSLSLPGLYNVYNCLAAISCCLVLDVPRETIEKGIASTSSAFGRMENLKIGEKNILIALVKNPVGFNEVIKTIAAEGAGKTIVACLNDNFADGRDISWIWDVDMELLAKNPSLIKSIIASGTRAEDLAIRLKYAGVDPEKIIVEGSLGKALELGLQGLLPGETLYILPTYTAMLEMREHIRHKAHAREFWRA